The Miscanthus floridulus cultivar M001 chromosome 7, ASM1932011v1, whole genome shotgun sequence genome includes a region encoding these proteins:
- the LOC136467789 gene encoding peptidyl-prolyl cis-trans isomerase CYP40-like produces MDDGGEGSAAVAAAAEAAAAEEVVARNPRCFLDVSIGGELEGRIVVELYASVAPRTAENFRALCTGEKGVGPETGVKLHYKGSCFHRIVKGFMVQGGDITVGDGTGGQSIYGLNFEDENFILKHERKGMLSMANAGPNTNGSQFFITTTRTPHLDGNHVVFGRAIKGMGVVRAMEHISVDEADRPTDDIVIVDCGELPEGANDGVVNFFKDGDMYPDWPIDLDEKPAEISWWMDAVESAKAFGNESFKKQDYKTALRKYRKSMRYLDLCWEKEDIDEERSTALRKTKSVIFTNSCACKLKLGDYEGALLDADFALREKEDNAKAFFRQGQVRMALNHIDAAVESFKQALELEPNDGGIKRELAAAKKKISDRRDREKKAFSKLFQPSGGSEKGDKENS; encoded by the exons ATGGATGACGGCGGCGAGGGCTCCGCGGCTGTGGCTGCGGCTGCTGAGGCGGCGGCCGCGGAGGAGGTGGTGGCGAGGAACCCTAGGTGCTTCCTCGACGTGAGCATCGGCGGGGAGCTGGAGGGGCGGATCGTGGTGGAGCTCTACGCCTCCGTGGCGCCGCGCACGGCGGAGAATTTCCGCGCGCTCTGCACCGGCGAGAAGGGCGTCGGCCCCGAAACCGGCGTGAAGCTCCACTACAAG GGATCATGTTTTCATCGCATAGTCAAGGGTTTTATGGTGCAAGGCGGAGATATAACTGTTGGTGATGGAACTGGGGGCCAGTCGATATATGGATTGAATTTTGAGGATGAGAATTTTATCTTGAAGCATGAGAGAAAAGGGATGCTATCAATGGCAAATGCTGGCCCCAACACAAATGGGTCTCAGTTTTTCATCACTACCACCCGAACACCTCACCTGGATGGGAATCATGTTGTTTTTGGAAGGGCTATAAAAGGAATGGGGGTGGTTCGTGCAATGGAGCATATTTCTGTTGATGAAGCTGATCGTCCAACTGACGATATTGTTATTGTTGATTGTGGAGAACTTCCAGAAGGTGCCAATGATGGAGTTGTAAATTTTTTCAAGGATGGTGACATGTATCCTGATTGGCCGATTGATCTCGATGAAAAGCCTGCAGAAATTTCTTGGTGGATGGATGCTGTGGAGTCTGCAAAGGCTTTTGGAAATGAAAGCTtcaag AAACAGGATTACAAGACAGCGCTCAGAAAATACAGGAAATCCATGCGGTACTTAGATCTTTGCTGGGAGAAAGAAGACATTGATGAAG AGAGGAGCACCGCTCTGCGAAAAACAAAGTCAGTTATATTCACAAATAGCTGT GCTTGCAAACTGAAGTTGGGAGATTACGAGGGTGCTTTGTTAGATGCTGATTTTGCACTGCGTGAAAAGGAGGACAATGCGAAAGCTTTTTTCCGACAAGGACAG GTACGCATGGCACTCAACCATATTGATGCAGCAGTTGAGAGCTTCAAGCAAGCACTGGAGTTAGAGCCAAATGATG GAGGAATTAAGCGAGAGCTTGCTGCTGCAAAAAAGAAG ATTTCTGACAGGCGAGATCGGGAGAAGAAGGCGTTTTCAAAGTTGTTCCAACCTTCAGGAGGATCAGAGAAGGGTGACAAA GAGAATAGCTGA